AAAAATAATGGATCAGGTCTGATGATCCGGGCTGGCTTCCTGCTGGGGCCAGCCCTATTTTTTTCTTTCCTCCATCAACTGCAGCAGGAATTTCAGTGCAGGATTACTGTTTTCTTTTTTCCATACTGCATACAATTCTGTTTGCTGAGGGATATTCTTCAGTTCGATGAAACGCACGCCAGGTACATTTCCGCTGGCCAGTGAAGTTGGAAGAATGGACAGGCCCATTTCATTTTCCACCAGTTTGAAAATAGCAGGTGCATGAATCGCTTTGTGAGAGATCTTCGGAACGAACCCGTAATCGGCGCACAGGTGCAGGATCTGTTGATAATACAGCTGGCTCTGATCATTGGGGAAGAGGATAAAACTTTCATCTTTCAATTGCCCGATATTCCGGAACCTGCGGGCAGTCATGGCATGATTTGCGGGAAGCACCAGCGAAAAAGTTTCGCGCAGCACACTCCTGATCATCATGTTCTCCGTTACCTGGTTGGAACGCATGAAACCCATATCGATCTCATCCTGTTGCAGGGCCGCGAGCTGTTCTTTATTAGTAAGTTCTTCCAGCTGGAATTTAATTCCCGGGCATTCCCTGTTGAACCGCTTCAGCAATCCGGGTAAAATGGATTGCACGGCAGACGCCACAAAGCCGATCCCGATCTGTCCGCTGCTTCCTTTCTTCAACAGTTCCAGGTTATTGACGGTACTGTTC
This portion of the Pseudobacter ginsenosidimutans genome encodes:
- a CDS encoding LysR family transcriptional regulator, whose protein sequence is MLSIINQIEFRHLSYFKVLAEELHFRKAAEKLFISPSALSQQISQLEDILKTELFERTNKKVSLTDAGSLLYTEVTQLFNKLNSTVNNLELLKKGSSGQIGIGFVASAVQSILPGLLKRFNRECPGIKFQLEELTNKEQLAALQQDEIDMGFMRSNQVTENMMIRSVLRETFSLVLPANHAMTARRFRNIGQLKDESFILFPNDQSQLYYQQILHLCADYGFVPKISHKAIHAPAIFKLVENEMGLSILPTSLASGNVPGVRFIELKNIPQQTELYAVWKKENSNPALKFLLQLMEERKK